The genomic window GCAGCACCCTGGCCCTCGCACAGACGCGCTGGGTGGTCGCCCGCCTGAAAGAAGAGTGGCCTGAAACCGATTTCAGGATTCAGACCATTTCGACCAAGGGGGACCGCAACCGCGAGAGCCTGGAGCAACTGGCGCAAAAAGGCGACAAGGGCTTCTGGGTCAAGGAAATCGAGGAAGCGCTGCTCGCCAAGAAAATAGACATCGCGGTGCATTCGCTCAAAGACCTGCCCACCGAGCAGCCCGAGGGCCTGGAAATTTCCAGCATTCCCAAGCGGGTGGACGGGCGCGACGCCCTGATTGGCCGCGAAGGGATGAAAAAGCTGGCCGAGCTGCCCGAGGGCGCACGCATCGGCACGAGCAGCGTGCGGCGCAAGGCGTTTTTGCGCGCCTACCGCCCCGACCTGATTGTCAAGGATCTGCGCGGCAACATCGACACCCGGCTCGCGGCGCTGGGCAGCGGCGAGTACGACGCCATCATCCTGGCGGCGGCGGGCCTGATTCGCACCGAGCAGCGCCACCGCATCGATGAGTTCGTGGACCCCGACATTCTGCTGCCCGCCCCCGGCCAGGGCGCCCTGGCGCTCGAAACCCGCACGGAGGACGACCTGACCATCGAGGTCGCCTACGCCATTCACGACCACGCCACCGACGACCGCATCACCGCCGAGCGCGAGTTTCTGGCCGGGCTGGGCGCCGGGTGCATGGCGCCGGTCGGGGCGCACGCCGTCATCAAGAACGGGCTGCTCACGCTCGAAGGCTGGGTGGGCGCGCTCGACGGCACGCAGGTCATCCGCGCCACCTCGCAGGGCGACGTTGCCGAATGCGCCGATATCGGGGCCGAGCTCGCCGCCGACATGCTGGAACGGGGCGCGGCGGAGCTGATCGAAGCCGTGCGCGAGTAAGCCGCGTGAAGGTTCCTCCCCGGGCCTGGACGCTCGCGGCACTTGCCGGGCTGTTGTGGCTGACCATCGGCCTGTTTCAGAAGACAGGGCGCGGCGTGGCCTTCGGAGAAGCGTTCGTCAGCGAGCTGCCCGTCACCGCGCTGGTCTTTGTGGTGGCGTTGGTGGTGGCGGCGCAGCGCAACCGCTGAGGCACAGGCACCGAGCAAACACAACCTGTCCTTGCTGCATGATGACCCTCTGCTTCGGTGGAGGGTTTTCGCGTTCTGGCGCCCCCCTCTCCCCTATCTATTACCCTGCCCCCATGCCTGCTTCTCTGCCGCGCCTCGCCCTGATTCACACCGGCGGCACCATCGCCAGCCGGCCCAGTCCCGACGGACGCGGGCTGACGCCGCAAACGCCCCCCGCGCTGCCGGGGCTGGAAGGAGTGCAGGTCAGCGAACACCAGCCGTTCAACCTGCCGAGTCCGCACGTCACGCCCGCGCACATGCAGCAGCTCGCGCACCTCATCGAGCAGCTCGCCGGGGGCCACGACGCGGTGGTGGTCACGCACGGCACCGACACGCTGGAAGAAACGGCCTTTTTCCTGCACCTGTGCCTGCCCGCTGGGCTGCCGGTGGTGCTGACCGGCTCCATGCGCCACGCCGAGGAAGTCTCCTGGGACGGCCCCGGCAACCTGCTCGACGCCGCGCAGGTCGCGCTGTGCCCGCAGACGGCGGGGCGTGGGCCGCTCGTCGTGTTTGGCGGGGACATCTTCGACGCCCGCACCGTGACGAAGGTGCACACCAGCGCGGTGGACGCGTTCGGCGGCTATCCCGGTCCCATCGGGCGCATCGACCGCACCGCCGCCGGGCCGCAGGTCCACTATTTTGCCCGGCCCGAACCGCGCCCCACTTTCCGCCCGGTCACGCTGGAGCGGCGGGTGGAGATTCTCTATGCCTATGCCGGCTGGCAGGGCGAGGGCTACGCCGGGGCGCTGGAGCGGGCCGACGGACTGGTGATTGCCGCGCTCGGCACCGGCAACCTGCCGCCCGAACTGCTGCCACTCATTGCCGCGACCGACAAGCCGGTGGTGCTCGCTACCCGCACCCACGCCGGGCCGATTTTGCCGGTGTACGGCTACGCGGGCGGCGGCGCGACGTTGGTGGAAGCGGGCGCGATTCCCGCCAGTTTTCTCAACGCGCACAAGGCGCGGCTGCTGCTGCTGGTGCTGCTTAACCTGGGAGCGTCGCGCGAAGATATCCGGCGGGTCTTTACGCAGGGCGTCTTCTGATACCCTGGCCCCATGACGGTTTTACCTTCGCCATTTTTTCAGCGGGGCAGCGCACAGGGCTAAGAGGAGCCCCGTGCGTCTGCCCCGCTGCTTTTGGCGGGGCGTTTTTTTGATTCGTCCCTAAGAGACACGACTGCTGGAGGAACACATGCAAGACACCGCGATTCAGGAAATTCAGGGGGCCGAGACGCTTGAGGCGCTGCAGGCCGTCAAGACGAAGTACGTCGGCAAGTCCGGCCTGGTGACGAAAGAACTTGGGAGCCTCGGCAAGCTGCCGCCCGAGGAACGCAAGGCGTGCGGCGCCGAAATCAACGTGGTGCGCGCCGCGATTCAGGCCGCGCTGGACGAGAAAGAGTCAGCCCTCAAGCGCGCGGCACTCGACGCTAAACTTGCCAGCGAAGCCATCGACGTGACGCTGCCGGGCCTGCCCCTGCCGGCGGGCGGGCTGCATCCCATTTCCCGCGTGCTCGACGACCTGATCGGCATCTACCGCCAGATGGGCTACGCGGTGATCGAGGGGCCGGAAGTCGAGGAAGAGCACTACAACTTCGAGGCGCTCAACGTGCCGTGGTATCACCCCGCGCGCGACCTGCAAGACACCTTCTGGCTGGAAGACGGACGCCTGCTGCGCACCCACACCTCGCCCATGCAGATTCGCTACATGGTGGACCACGAGCCGCCCTTCAAGATCGTGGTGCGCGGCAAGGTCTACCGCTACGAAGCCACCGACGCCACCCACGAGGCGATGTTTCACCAACTGGAAGGGCTGGTGGTGGGCGACGGCATCAGCATGAGCGACCTCAAGGGGACCATTGCCGAAATGGCGCGCGGGCTGTACGGCGCGAGCGCCAAGGCGCGCTTTCAGCCCAGCTATTACCCCTTCGTGGAACCCGGCGCCGACTTCGCCGTGTACTGGGAAAACCCGCGCGGCGAGAGCAAGTGGCTGGAACTGGGCGGCTGCGGCATGGTGCATCCCAACGTGTTCAAGGCGGTGGACGACCTGCGCGAGGCGGCGGGCAAGGACCGCGTGTACGAGGGCAAAACCGGCTTCGCGTTCGGGCTGGGGCTGGAGCGCATCGCCATGCTGAAGTACGGGATTCCCGACATCCGCTACTTCTACGCCAACGACCCGCGCGTCATCGGGCAGTTCCGGGGGGAACTGGGATGAACGTCAGCCTGCGGGCAGCGACGGCCACCGACGCCCCGCTGGTCGCCGCTTTGCTGCACGACTTCAACACCGAGTTCGGTGCGCCGACTCCCGACCTGCCGACCCTCACCCGCCGCTTTGCCGGACTACTGGACCGCGCCGACGTGCTGGTGCTGCTGGCCGAGAACGGCAACGCCCCGACTGGCTTAGCATTCCTCACCTTTCGTCCGACCCCTTACTGGGACGGCCCGCTGGCGCAGCTGGAAGAACTGTATGTCCGGCCTGAGCTGAGGGGCGGGGGCACCGGCACGCAGCTGTTGCACCGGGCCATCGCCCTGACCCGCGAGCGCCACGGGCAGGAGATGCACATCAACGTGGACGAGGTGGACCGGGACACCCGGCGCTTTTACGAGCGGCACGGTTTTATCAACGTGGAACCCGGCCAGAACGAGCGGATGCTCTGTTACCTGCGGGAACTTTGAACCCGCCTACGCCCGCGTCCATCTTGCGATTGGAGAACTTATGTCTGCAAATCCACCCCTGCGCCCCCGCGCCGTTGCCCTCATTTACGACGACCAGCACCACATCCTGCTGATGCTGCGCCACAAGAACGGCAAGAAGTACGCCACCCTGCCCGGCGGCGGCATCGAAGAAGGCGAAACGCCGCAAGGAGCCTGCGCCCGCGAGGTGCTGGAGGAAGTCAACCTGACCGTGCAGGTCGGTGAGCAGGTGCTGGAACTCGACAACCTGCACGGCGCCAACCCCAGCCACGAGCACTACTTCCGGTGCCGCGTCGTCAGCGGCGAAATGCGGCTGGGCGACGGCCCCGAAGGCATTCGCCAAAGCGAAGACAACTGGTATCAGCCCGAGTGGGTCGCCCTGAACCGCCTCGAAGAAGTGAATCTGGTGCCCGAACAGGTGCGCGAACTCGTCCGAACTCAAGAGGTCAACCCATGAAACTTCCCTACTCCTGGCTCAAAGAACTGATTCCCGACCTCCCGCCCGTCGCTGACCTCGAACCCACCTTCGCGCATCTCGGGCTGCCGCTCGAAGGCGTGGAGGACGTGCCCGCGCCGGTGGGCGGCGTGCTGCTGGTGGCCGTGAAAGCCGCCGAACCGATGGAGGGCACGCAGCTCACCAAACTGACGCTCGACACCGGCGAGAATGGTGAAAAGACCATCGCCAGCGGTGCCCCCAACGCGGTGGGTCTGCCGGCGGGCACGATGGTCGCGCTGGTCACGCCCGGCACCACGCTCGGCGGGATAACCTACGGCGTGCGGCCCATGCAGGGCGTCGAAAGCTGGGGCATGGCCGCCAGCGCCAAGGAACTCGGCATCGGCGAGAGCAACGCGGGCATTCTGACCTTCCCGGCAGGCACGGCGGCGCCCGGCACACCCCTGCGCGAGCTGTGGCCCGCCGACAGCGTGCTGGACGTGGAAGTCACGCCCAACCGCGCCGACGTGCTGAGCGCGCTGGGCCTCGCCCGCGACCTCGCGGCGTACCTGAACCTGGAGCTGAAAGAACCCCAGATTCCTGCCGCACCCACCCAGCCGGGCGAGATCCGCGTCAGCCTGCCTGACCGGGGCCGGGTGCTGGACCGCGACCCGCAGGGCAAACTGCGCTTCGGCTGCGACCATTTCGCCGCCCGCGCCGTCAGCGGCCTGCAAAACGGCCCCGCGCCGCTGTGGATGCAGCGCCGGGTCAGCCTCGCGGGGATGCGCTCCATCGACCTGATCGTGGACACCTCCAACTACGTGATGCTCGAACTCGGTCAGCCCACCGCGCTGTACGACCGCCGCGACGTGGCCGGGGACGGCCTGGTGGTGGCCTTCGGTCTGCGCGAGGGCGAGACTGTCAAGGACCTGCTGGGGAATACGCATCAGGTCGGCCCGGAGGACCTGCTGATTCTAGACGCGGGAATGAGCGACGAACCGGTGATGACGGTAGCCGAGGCTTTTGCCAGCGCCGGGCAGCCCAAGGAAGGCTCGCACGTGCTGGGCATCGCGGGCATCATGGGGGGCGACCACGGCCACGTGCGTGCCGACACCCGCGACGTGGTGATCGAGTCGGCGCACTTCGACCCCGTGTTGCTGCGCCGGACCTCCACCCGGCTGGGCCTCAAGACCGACGCCGTGTACCGCTACGAGCGCGGCGTGGACCCGCTGCTGGCGCCCAAAGCTGCCGTGCGGGTGGCCGAGCTGCTGCGCGCGGCGGGCGGCACCCCCGAAGCCGGGCAGACGGTGGTGGGCACCCCCGAAGTGCCGCAGACCATCACCACGACCGGCGAGCAGATTCGCGCCCTGCTGGGGATGCACATCGGCACGGCGGAAATGCGCGAGAGCCTCACTCGCCTGGGCTGCACAGTGACGGGCGACGGCGACAGCCTGACCGTCACCCCGCCTTCGTGGCGGGTGGACATGGTCATCTGGCAGGACCTCGCCGAGGAAGTCGCCCGACTGCACGGCTTTACCGAGTTGCCCGAAACGCTGCCCACCCTGCGCGTGCACGAGAGCAACATCGGCGCCTCGGCCCAGAGCGAAGCCCGCGCGGAACTGCGGCGCACCCTCGCCGGGCTGGGCTTTCAGGAGGTCGTGACTTACACCTTCACCAGCGACGAGGAAGCGCAGAAGGCGCGGGCCGAGGCGCCCGGCGTGCGCCTGCGTAACCCCATGACCACCGACCGCACTGGGATGCGCACGGCGCTGTACCCCTCGCTGCTGCGGGCGGCGGGCGCACACCCGAAAGGCGAGCGGGCGCTACTGTTTGAAATCGGGCGGATTTTCCCGGCGGCGGGCGAGCAGGAACGCCTGGGCCTGCTGATGCGCGGCGACCTCGCGGCCCGCACCTATCAGGACGGCGTGCGCGGCGATTTCAGCGTGTTCAAGGGACTGGTGCAGGGCTTTGCCGGAGCGGTCGGCGCCAGCTTTGCGCTGGAGCAACTGCGCGGCGACGACGTGCCCGCCGCCCTGCACCCCGGCGTCGCGGGCGCGGTGGTCTGGAACGGCGAGCGGGTGGGCTGGTTGGGCGCGCTGCATCCCGAAATTGCCCAGGAATTTGGCTTGAAAGGCGACACTTTCCTGATGGAAGCCGCGCTGCCGCTGCCGGGCCGCGACTGGGCCTTCCGCGACCCCAGCCGTGCCCCCGCCGCGTGGCGTGACCTCGCGGTGATTGCGCCGCAGGGCGTGAGCTACGGCGACATCGTCGGGGTGCTGAAAGGCGCGGGCGGCGAACTGCTGGAGAGCGTGGAGCCCTTCGACGTGTTCACCGGCGAACAGGTGGGCGCGGGCAACCGCTCGGTGGCGGTGCGCCTGACCTACCGGGGCGCCAAAACCCTGACCGACGAGGAAGTGGACCCGGTGTTCAACGCGCAGATTGACGCGGTGAAGGCGCGGGGCTGGGCGATTCGGGAGAAGTAAATAACGCGGGAGTAGAGGGGCCGGGGCCGTTGCTCTGGCCCTCTTTATTTGCCAGCATCAGTCATGACCGACCTCTCGGCAGCCTGGGCCGCTTTTGAAGCGCATGACTACGCGCTGGCTGAACGACAGGCCCAGGCGTTGCTGGCTCACCCCGCGACAGCCAGTGGGGCGCGTTTTATGCTGGGTTACGTCTACGCGTTTATGGACCGCTTTGACGAGGCGCGGGCCAGTTTCCAGGCGTTGCAGCAGCAGGCGCAGAAGTCAGGTGACCACACCGCCGAGCACCGCGCGCTGCATCAGGTCGGCATGGTGGAGCGGATGGCGGGTAACTGGGACGCCGCCCGCCGCTGCTTTCTGGAGGAGCGCGAATTGCTCGCCTCGCTGCCAGAAGACCCTCTGGCGGCTTCCGCCAACGCTTATGAAGTGGCGACGGTAGCGCTGCACTTCGGCGATCTGGCCGGAGCACGGCAGGAATACGAGAAGAGCCTGGTCTACGCGCAGCAGGCCGACGATCAGGTAGCGATAGCGTGCGCGTTCCGGGGGCTGGGCGACCTCGCTCAGCAGGAGAAGAATTTGCTCGAAGCGCAGCAGCACTGGCTCAGGGCACGGGACATTTTTGCGGAACTTGAAGATAGTGAAGCCGTGAATGAGCTCATGACGCGACTGAATGGAACAGAGGGCTGACCTACCCCCCAGTCACTCCCCCGACCACACCCGCCCCGCCGGTTGCTGCTGCGTCAGGCAGTGAAAGGAGCCGCCGCCCTCGATGATCTTGCGGCTCGGCACGCCGATGACCTCACGGCCCGGAAACAGGGGCCGCAGCACGTCGAGCGCCTGCTTGTCGTTGGGGTCGCCGTACTGCGGCACCACGACAAAGCCGTTGCCGATGTAGAAGTTGGCGTAGGTGGGCGGCAAGCGGCCCTCGGCGCCCTCCAGCCGGTGGGCCGGCAGCGGCAGCTCGACAATCTGATAAAAGTCGCCCCCCGGCGTTCGCAGCTCGCGCAACGTCGCCAGGTTGCGTTGCATCACCGCGTGGTTGGCGTCGTTGGGGTCGGCCTCCACACTCGTCACGATGACGTTCTCGGCAGCAAACCGAGTAATGGTGTCGATGTGCCCGTCGGTGTGGTCGTTTTCCAGCCCGCCGTCGAGCCAATGCAGCTTTTTCACGCCGAGCTGGTCGGAGAGCAGGAAGGTGTAGCCCTCCTCGCTGAGCCCCGGATTGCGAGTGTCGGTCAGAAAGCACGAGCGGGTCGTGAGCGCCGCGCCGTCTCCGGCGATTTCCAGGCCGCCGCCTTCCAGCACTTCGGGGCGGTCCCAGTGGCCCATCCCCAGGAACTGCGCCACGTACTCGGGCACCCGGTTGTCGTTTTCCCACTCGAACTTGCCGCCCCAGGCGTTGAAGCGCCAGTTGACGAGCGCGACTTCGGGGTCTTTCTCGCCGCGCGTCACAAAGAGCGGGCCGGAGTCGCGCAGCCACGAGTCGTCGAGCGGCACCCGATGAAAGCGCACGTTGTGCCCCGTCAGCCGGGCGCGGGCGTCGCGTTCGCTTTCCTCGTCGCGGACGAGCAGCTCGACGCGCTCAAAGCGAGCGATGGTCCGCACCAACCCCGCGTACTCGTCGCGCACCCCGGCGAGGTGGCCGAACCACAGCTCGTCGTCGGCGGGGTAGCCCATCCAGGTCGCCTCGTGCGGGGCCCATTCGGGCGGCATGGCAAAGCCCAGGTCACGGGGGGTCGGGTCTTGCGGCGTGAAGTGCTTCATCGGGCGCATGTTAGCGGGACTGGCGCCGCCATCAGCGCAGATCGAGGGTCAGCCGGGGCGTCCGGTCTTGCCCTAGCCGCGACGCCCCCGTCAGCTTGAGGGTTCCTGCCGGAGTGTTGACCGCGCGCCCCGGCAGCGTCAGTTTCAGGGTGCGGGTCGCACTTCCCTTCGTCACCATCACGCTCGCCGTGACCTGCCCCGCCAGCAGGCAATAAGCGCGGGGCGGGCAGCGGCCATCGGTCAGGCGCAGCACGGTCACGGTGGCGCCGCCGACTCTTACGGTCTGTCCAACACGCACGGTCAGGGGCGCCGCCGAGGCGAGAGGCAAGGCGGCCAGAAGCAGCGTGGTCGGCAGCAGGGTGGTCAGCAGATGGTTCATGTTCGTTCTACGAGCCAGGGCGGGGGATGGTTGCCTGTCGGCGTCACAAGAACCCGTGCCACAGGAACCCCAAAAGAAAACGCCCCGCTCCACCGGGGAGCAGGGCGCAGGGGGTCTAAAAGACTCAGGCGTTCACGAGTTCGGCGTGTTCCCAGCCGAAGACGGCCTTGTCGTCCACCGCCAGCGCTTCGTTGCCGGCCTTGATGGTCGCGGCGAGCGCCTTGGTTTCGGGGAACAGCTTGGTGAAGTAGAACTTGGCGGTCTGCGTCTTGGCGAGGTAGAAGCCGTCCTTGTCGTTGCCCGCGTCGATCTGGTCGTGGGCGATCTTCGCCATGCGGGCCCACAGGTAGCCGTACACCACGTGGCCGAAGAAGCGCAGGTAATCCACGGCGGCGGCGTTCACTTCATCCGCACCTTCGGGGCCGGTCATCGCCTTCTGGCCGATCACCATGGTGATGGAGCCGAGCTGCTGGGCGGCCTTGCCGAGCTGGTTGACGTAGTCGCCGATGTTTTCGTCGCCTTCGTTTTCTTCGGCAAAGGCTTGCAGGGTGCCGGCGAGCTTCTGGAGCTTCTTGCCGCCGTCCATCAGGACCTTGCGGCCCAGCAGGTCGAGCGCCTGGATGCCGTTGGTGCCTTCGTAGATCTGCCCGATGCGGGCGTCACGCACGAACTGCTCCATGCCCCATTCCTGGATGTAGCCGTGACCACCGAAGACCTGCTGGCTCTGCACAGCCACGTTGAAGCCGTTGTCGGTCATGAAGGCCTTGGCGATGGGGGTCAGCAGGGCCACCATGTCGCCGGCTTCCTTGCGCTGGGCTTCGTCGGCGTGGTGCGACTCGATGTCGAGATTCAGCGCCAGCCACAGGGCCAGGGCCCGGCCCGCTTCGCTGTAGGCCTTGCCGGTCAGCAGCATGCGGCGCACGTCGGGGTGCACCAGGATGGGGTCGGCTTCCTCGCTGCTCACGCGGGGTTCGTGGCGCATCTGGATGCGGTCCTTGGCGTAGGCCAGCGCGTTCTGGTAGGCGACTTCGCCGAGGCCCAGACCCTGCATACCGGTGCCGAGACGGGCGGCGTTCATCATGATGAACATGTGGTTCATGCCCTTGTTGACTTCGCCGACCAGCCAGCCCTTGGCGCCGTCGAAGTTCAGCACGGCGGTCGCGTTGCCGTGAATGCCCATCTTGTGCTCGAGGCTGCCGCAGACCACGCCGTTGCGCTCACCCAGGCTGCCGTCGGCGTTGGGGATGAACTTGGGCACGAGGAACAGGCTGATGCCCTTGGTGCCCTTGGGGCTACCTTCGAGGCGCGCCAGCACGAGGTGCACGATGTTCTCGGACATGTCGTGCTCACCGGCGGAGATGAAGATCTTGGTGCCGGTCACGCTGTAGGTGCCGTCGCCGTTGTCGCTCGCCTTGGTGCGGATGATGCCCAGGTCGGTGCCGGCGTGCGGCTCGGTCAGGCCCATGGTGCCGGTCCAGCTGCCGTCCACGATGTGCGGCAGGTAGAGCTTCTTCAGCTCGTCGCTGCCCACGGCGTGCAGGGCCGCGTAGGCGCCGTGCGACAGGCCGGGGTACATGCCCCAGGCCACGTTCGCCGAGCAGATCATTTCGTTCATGGCGATGCTGACAGTGTGGGGCATACCCTGACCGCCGTACTCGGGGTCGGCGTCCAGCGCGGTCCAGCCGGCGTCGCAGAACTTCTTGTAGGCAGCCTTGAAGCCTGCGGGCGTGGTCACGTTGCCCTGCTCGTCGCGCTTGCAGCCTTCCTGGTCGCCGACCTGGTTCAGCGGCTGGATTTCGGTTTCGACAAAGCGGGCGGCCTCGTCGAGCACCTGGGACAGCAGGTCGAAGTCGGCGGTCTCGTTGTCCCGGTAAAAGGGCATGGCGGCGAGCTGGTCGCCGGCGCCGAGCAGTTCCTGCATGACGAACTTCATGTCGCGGGTGGGGGCTTTGTAGCTGGGCATGATTCCTCCGTGTAAGGGCAGACTCTTCCCCTGAAGGAGAGCCTGGGCTTTGAAATTGAACCGAGTATAAAACTTTGCGGGGCGAATGTCATGAGGCCGACTCCCCCGCCCCATTTCCCTGCCTGACAACGTTTTTCGGCTCTGCTACCGGCACTGTAACACCCAGCACCCGGCCAGCCTGCGCCCTGACCTAGAAACGTCCGACTCGTGAGGTCAGGCGACCACTGTCCTCCAAACGGCCCGGCTTAGTCCTCTCATCAAATGGACAAAAAGTAAACCGTCTTCTGTCGGACAGTCGCCGTTTATCCGCCTGCTTTTCGGTTATCCTTCCGGGCAGACATGAACTATCCAAGCTTGGTCTGGCATCTGAAGCGAACCGAACTGTTCGCTGATTTTGAGCTGGCCGAACTGGAACAGGTCGCCGCCACGACCCCCTACCGCTCGTATCAGCCGGGCGAAGTGATCTACCGCATGGACGACCCCGCCGACGCGCTCTACTTCGTGCGCAGCGGGCTGGTCAAGATCAGCAAACTGTTTCCCAACGGCAAGGAGGCGATTCTGGGCGTGGTCGGGCAGCACGACACCTTCGGGGAACTGCTGCTGCAACCCGAGGAGCGCCGCCCCACCCAGGCCGAGGCGCTCGAGCGCACCACCCTGATCGTGCTGCCGCGCCAGGAGCTGCAAAAACTGCTCAGCACCAAGCCCGACCTCGCCATGAAACTTATTCGCCTGATGGCGGCGCGGCTGTTCGAGGCGCAGGCGTGGACGGCCACCGTGAGCGCCTACAGCGCGCCCGAACGCGTGGCGAGTCTGCTCTACCGCCTCGCCCGCGAGTTCGGGCGTCCGCACAGTCAGGGCGTGGAGCTCAACCTCAAGCTCAACCAGGAAGACATCGCCCGTATGGTCGGAGCCACCCGCGAAACGGTCAGCCACAGCCTCAGCCGCCTGAAAAAGGGCGGCGCCATCGTTCGTGCCCGCTCGCCGATCATCGTGCAGATGGACGCGCTCAAGGCTTTTATCGATCAGGAACACTGAGCCCGAGTTGATTGACAGAAAAATGGAGGTAGCCAGTCAACCTGCCCTAGCTCAAGACTTTCCCCGCCTGGGTATCACGTCCCCGCCAGAGCCGCTCTGTACCTTCGGGGCATGACCCAGCCCGTTTCTTCGGTTCCCGGCTCTTCCCTTTCCGGCGCAGGTTTTCAGCGACTGCTGGTCGGGATCGATTTCTCGCCCTCGTCGTTGCACGCCCTTGAAGTGGCGCGGACCCGCTTTCCCGGCGCGCGGCTGCGGCTCGCCCACGTGACCGACGCCCGCGCGGTGGCGGCTCCCGACGTGGTGGGCGGCGTCACGCCGATCATGCCCGACCCGGGGCTGCTGCAAACGCTCGAAGACGCCGATTCCAACCGGCTCTCGGGGCTGATCCGCGACGGTGAGGAAAGCGAGCTGCTCGTCGGCGATCCCATCACGGGGCTGCTCGACGCGGCCCGGGCGTGGGGCGCGGACCTGATCGTGGTCGGCACCCACCCGCAGGGCGCGCTGGAACACTTTTTCATCGGCAGCAGCGCCGAGAAGCTGGTGGGCCGCAGCGCGGTGCCGGTGCTGTGCGTGCCCTCGGGAGCACACAGATGAAAGTCGGCGTGGTCGGCACCGGCTTCGTCGGTTCGACGGCGGCCTTCGCGCTGGTGCTGCGCGGTAGTTGCAGCGAACTGGTGCTGGTCGACCGCGACGAGGACCGCGCCCAGGCCGAGGCCGAGGACATCGCCCACGCCGCCCCGGTCAGCCACGGCACCCGCGTCTGGCACGGGGGACACAGCGAGCTTGCCGACGCCCAGGTGGTGATTCTGACCGCCGGGGCCAACCAGAAACCGGGCGAAAGCCGCCTGGACCTGCTGGAAAAGAATGCCGACATCTTCCGCGAACTCGTGCCGCAGATTACCCGCGCCGCGCCGGACGCCGTCCTGCTGGTCACCAGCAACCCGGTGGACCTGCTGACCGATCTGGCGACGCAGCTCGCGCCGGGGCAACCGGTGATCGGTTCGGGAACCGTGCTCGACAGTGCGCGCTTTCGGCACCTGATGGCGCAGCATGCGGGGGTAGACGGCACGCACGCGCACGGCTATGTGCTGGGCGAACACGGCGACTCGGAAGTGCTGGCGTGGAGCAGCGCCATGGTCGCCGGAATGCCGGTGGCCGACTTCATGCAGGCCCAGAACCTCCCCTGGAACGAGCAGGTGCGCGCCAAAATCGATGAGGGCACCCGCAACGCCGCCGCCAGCATCATCGAGGGCAAGCGGGCCACCTACTACGGCATCGGCGCGGCGCTCGCCCGCATCACCGAGGCCGTGCTGCGTGACCGCCGCGCCGTCCTGACCGTCAGTGCGCCGACCCCCGAATACGGCGTGAGCCTCAGCCTGCCGCGTGTCGTGGGCCGTCAGGGGGTGCTGTCCACCCTGCACCCCAAGCTGACCGGCGACGAGCAACAGAAGCTGGAACAGAGTGCCGGGGTGCTGCGCGGCTTCAAGCAGCAGCTCGGCCTGTGACGCCGACGCTCCAGACCGTCTACGGCGAGGCGCAGCCGCTCGACTGGCTGTGCCTCGCCCCCCACCCCGACGACGCCGAAATCGGCGCGGGCGGCACGCTGATCCGGCTGGCGCAGGCGGGCCGGGCAGTGGGGATTCTGGAACTCACGCGCGGTGAAAAGGGCACCCAGGGGACGCCCGCCGAGCGGCAGGCCGAGTGCGTGGCGGCGGCCCGCCTGATGGACCTGAGCTGGCGCGGCCAAC from Deinococcus radiodurans R1 = ATCC 13939 = DSM 20539 includes these protein-coding regions:
- a CDS encoding tetratricopeptide repeat protein is translated as MTDLSAAWAAFEAHDYALAERQAQALLAHPATASGARFMLGYVYAFMDRFDEARASFQALQQQAQKSGDHTAEHRALHQVGMVERMAGNWDAARRCFLEERELLASLPEDPLAASANAYEVATVALHFGDLAGARQEYEKSLVYAQQADDQVAIACAFRGLGDLAQQEKNLLEAQQHWLRARDIFAELEDSEAVNELMTRLNGTEG
- a CDS encoding Crp/Fnr family transcriptional regulator, whose amino-acid sequence is MNYPSLVWHLKRTELFADFELAELEQVAATTPYRSYQPGEVIYRMDDPADALYFVRSGLVKISKLFPNGKEAILGVVGQHDTFGELLLQPEERRPTQAEALERTTLIVLPRQELQKLLSTKPDLAMKLIRLMAARLFEAQAWTATVSAYSAPERVASLLYRLAREFGRPHSQGVELNLKLNQEDIARMVGATRETVSHSLSRLKKGGAIVRARSPIIVQMDALKAFIDQEH
- a CDS encoding acyl-CoA dehydrogenase C-terminal domain-containing protein, translating into MPSYKAPTRDMKFVMQELLGAGDQLAAMPFYRDNETADFDLLSQVLDEAARFVETEIQPLNQVGDQEGCKRDEQGNVTTPAGFKAAYKKFCDAGWTALDADPEYGGQGMPHTVSIAMNEMICSANVAWGMYPGLSHGAYAALHAVGSDELKKLYLPHIVDGSWTGTMGLTEPHAGTDLGIIRTKASDNGDGTYSVTGTKIFISAGEHDMSENIVHLVLARLEGSPKGTKGISLFLVPKFIPNADGSLGERNGVVCGSLEHKMGIHGNATAVLNFDGAKGWLVGEVNKGMNHMFIMMNAARLGTGMQGLGLGEVAYQNALAYAKDRIQMRHEPRVSSEEADPILVHPDVRRMLLTGKAYSEAGRALALWLALNLDIESHHADEAQRKEAGDMVALLTPIAKAFMTDNGFNVAVQSQQVFGGHGYIQEWGMEQFVRDARIGQIYEGTNGIQALDLLGRKVLMDGGKKLQKLAGTLQAFAEENEGDENIGDYVNQLGKAAQQLGSITMVIGQKAMTGPEGADEVNAAAVDYLRFFGHVVYGYLWARMAKIAHDQIDAGNDKDGFYLAKTQTAKFYFTKLFPETKALAATIKAGNEALAVDDKAVFGWEHAELVNA
- a CDS encoding L-lactate dehydrogenase; amino-acid sequence: MKVGVVGTGFVGSTAAFALVLRGSCSELVLVDRDEDRAQAEAEDIAHAAPVSHGTRVWHGGHSELADAQVVILTAGANQKPGESRLDLLEKNADIFRELVPQITRAAPDAVLLVTSNPVDLLTDLATQLAPGQPVIGSGTVLDSARFRHLMAQHAGVDGTHAHGYVLGEHGDSEVLAWSSAMVAGMPVADFMQAQNLPWNEQVRAKIDEGTRNAAASIIEGKRATYYGIGAALARITEAVLRDRRAVLTVSAPTPEYGVSLSLPRVVGRQGVLSTLHPKLTGDEQQKLEQSAGVLRGFKQQLGL
- a CDS encoding universal stress protein, with amino-acid sequence MTQPVSSVPGSSLSGAGFQRLLVGIDFSPSSLHALEVARTRFPGARLRLAHVTDARAVAAPDVVGGVTPIMPDPGLLQTLEDADSNRLSGLIRDGEESELLVGDPITGLLDAARAWGADLIVVGTHPQGALEHFFIGSSAEKLVGRSAVPVLCVPSGAHR
- a CDS encoding agmatine deiminase family protein, which translates into the protein MKHFTPQDPTPRDLGFAMPPEWAPHEATWMGYPADDELWFGHLAGVRDEYAGLVRTIARFERVELLVRDEESERDARARLTGHNVRFHRVPLDDSWLRDSGPLFVTRGEKDPEVALVNWRFNAWGGKFEWENDNRVPEYVAQFLGMGHWDRPEVLEGGGLEIAGDGAALTTRSCFLTDTRNPGLSEEGYTFLLSDQLGVKKLHWLDGGLENDHTDGHIDTITRFAAENVIVTSVEADPNDANHAVMQRNLATLRELRTPGGDFYQIVELPLPAHRLEGAEGRLPPTYANFYIGNGFVVVPQYGDPNDKQALDVLRPLFPGREVIGVPSRKIIEGGGSFHCLTQQQPAGRVWSGE